The following proteins are co-located in the Pseudomonas sp. ATCC 13867 genome:
- the livH gene encoding high-affinity branched-chain amino acid ABC transporter permease LivH, whose protein sequence is MPELYHYLQQLINGLTVGSTYALIAIGYTMVYGIIGMINFAHGEVYMIGSYVAFIVITGLAMMGIVSLPVVIICTFAASIIVTSAYGYGIERIAYRPLRGSNRLIPLISAIGMSIFLQNEVLLAQDSKDKAIPNLLPGNFVIGADEMTGVTISYMQVLIFIVTLLAMYGLSMFISRSRLGRACRACAEDLKMANLLGINTNNIIALTFVIGATLAAVAAVLLGLQYGVINPHIGFLAGIKAFTAAVLGGIGSIPGAMLGGLVLGVAEAFGADVFGDQYKDVVAFTLLVLVLLFRPTGILGRPEVEKV, encoded by the coding sequence ATGCCTGAGCTCTATCACTACCTGCAACAGCTGATCAACGGCCTCACCGTCGGCAGCACCTATGCCCTGATCGCCATCGGCTACACCATGGTCTACGGCATCATCGGCATGATCAACTTCGCCCACGGCGAGGTGTACATGATTGGCTCGTACGTAGCCTTCATCGTGATCACGGGGCTGGCGATGATGGGTATCGTAAGTCTACCTGTCGTCATCATCTGCACCTTCGCCGCCAGCATCATCGTCACCAGTGCCTACGGCTACGGTATCGAACGAATCGCCTACCGCCCGCTGCGCGGAAGCAACCGACTGATTCCGCTGATCTCAGCGATCGGCATGTCGATCTTCCTGCAGAACGAAGTCCTGCTCGCCCAGGACTCCAAGGACAAGGCCATCCCCAACCTGCTGCCGGGCAACTTCGTGATCGGCGCCGACGAAATGACCGGCGTGACCATCTCGTACATGCAGGTGCTGATCTTCATCGTCACCCTGCTGGCCATGTACGGCCTGTCCATGTTCATCTCCCGATCCCGTCTCGGGCGCGCCTGCCGCGCCTGCGCCGAGGACCTGAAGATGGCCAACCTGCTGGGCATCAACACCAACAACATCATCGCCCTGACCTTCGTCATCGGCGCCACCCTGGCCGCCGTGGCCGCGGTGCTGCTGGGTCTGCAGTACGGCGTGATCAACCCGCACATCGGCTTCCTGGCCGGCATCAAGGCGTTCACCGCCGCGGTGCTGGGCGGCATCGGCAGCATCCCCGGCGCCATGCTCGGCGGGCTGGTGCTCGGCGTTGCCGAAGCCTTCGGCGCCGACGTGTTCGGCGACCAGTACAAGGACGTGGTGGCGTTCACCCTGCTGGTGCTCGTCCTGCTCTTCCGCCCCACCGGCATCCTCGGCCGCCCGGAGGTGGAAAAAGTATGA